gaggcgctgttgcgccttcttcaccacactgtctgtgtgggtggatcatttcagtttgtccctgatgtgtacgccgaggaacttaaaactttccaccttctccactgctgtccgtcagtgtggataagggggtgttccctctgctgtttcttgaagtccccgatcatctcctttgttttgttgacattgagtgagaggttgttttcctgccCTCACTTgcattacagttacatgattaatcagtttaatcgcgtaataataattacagggaATCTTTAATAAAAACTAAAAGTCCTCACGTCCTCAGACACGacagtaggttttaatagtcacagtgggtacaacatctccaatgcacttccttataaactctcTCACCGAATCAGAGTATACatcaatattattctctgaggctacccttaacatatcccagtccgtgtgatcaaacCAATCTTGATACATGGattcagaccagcgttgaatagttcttgtcacaggtacatcctgtttgagtttctgcctataaggtCAGGaggaacaaaatggagtcgtggtcagatttaccGAAAGGAGGTCGGGGGAGTGCCTTGTATACGTTAGGGGAAGCCACCATCCTAATAGTGCACTGTGCACACGCCAGCCAACATTCCTTTCTGATTTGCAAGAGGCTGAAATCAGAGTTCTGTATATAATgatgagatgctcatgtctccgccctaacaatgtgAGTTattgtcccaaaggcgggaaggcacGCGTCAAGCTTAAGTCTGCATATTATGCCCATATAAATGCATCGGGCTTATTCTGGACAGACTATGGCGAGAGTAAGCGCTttcgcttcacctcttcctctctgcagaATCTctctcaccagagaaagcatctgATGAGCGAAACAGCACCCCTTTGTCTTACTATATGTAGTcctgtatctgatgctgtctctcCAGAAATAGTATGAGATGCTATACActttttgtccagacagcatcagacacATGGTCTACACCTACTAAGACAGCGGGGCACTGTTTAGCTCGTTCTGAGATTAACTCGTCTTTCTGTCAGCGTGGGTCTCGGTCAAATAAATGATCAATATTTCAACATTTTATTTTGATGGGCGAGGAGTGGTAGGGTGGGCCAGGCCTCGTAAGGCCCGCCCATAACACTGGTCCTgtgacacaccaacacacacatacacacaccacatactctaacacacacaaaacacacacacatgcatattgacgccacacacacacgctcccacaTAGACATAATTTCACACTCCCACATTCTTCACATGCACTtccttattgttattttattgtgttacaaatcTTTCGTACTTTTTAACTcagcattgttgggaaagggctggTAAGTAAGCTTTCACAGTGAAGTCTTCaactgtatttggcgcatgtgacaaatgaaatactatttaaatcatcattataccgCCCTCTAAAATCATTTACAGCTGACAACATTGACTTAGGGCTTCAATATGCGTCATACAGGACCAGGAAATCTGGTCACAATGTGAAGAATGAGATGAGACAGTGGCTGGAAATAAAATACCACGTATAGACACGcctgaaaatgtgggcacaatcagaatatGGGTAAGATCAGGACACAGGATCCATGTTAGAACCAGGGGTGTATAAACGGAAAATATTTTGCAAcgaagagtttctattggacaggtAGGTCCcttcattccatttgctctgtttgTTTCTGTTAGGTTAATAAATGGGAAGTGTTTTCTGTTGCAAGACGTAATGAATATACCGCAGGTATAAACTAGGCTTTTGACCAGTTGGTATGCAGGGTTTGACATAAGATATAGCAGGCTCACTTTTGCCTCTAGATGGTGCAATGTGATCACAGTTTTAGTGGTGACAGGGGAAACAACTTTCTCTGCACTTCTGATTCACCTTCAAGTTCATCCACCAGTAAAATGTGGGTGAAGCAGATTATCTGGTGCAATTTGACCAATTTAGACCATTCAATACCCAGATAGCACACATACGTCTCACTGAGATCTTGCCAATTACCAAATGCTCTCCATACTACATCTTCCCGACGTGTCATGTAAACATCAGGCTAACGTTGGTGAGACATATGTGTGCTATCTGGGTACAATATGAGTCATGACATCTAATCAAACAATCTAATGTCTCAGATTTTAGGGCAGACGGGGAACACTTGAAGTCTTGATAACTTTTTAGCATTTAAATGAAGTCACAGAAAAAAGTAAGGTATGTGGGTAAAGCCCAGTTATATACATTTTATAACTTAAGAATCCATAACTATTTGGAACTCTATATTGTGGGTCATATTAATTAATAGGTCAAACTTACAGTATGTCTATTACCTATAGGAAGCCAGCAGTCAAACATTGACATTGCTTGAGTCTGCTGTTTTCCTACTTCCAAGAAAGCACCTGGCATATTCATAAACAACCGCTGTCAAAGCAAAAGCATCAGGACGTCTCTTCAAACTTTACTCACACATTATGTAATTGGCACGAAACCAGCTGTGGTTTTGCAATGGATATTCCAAACAAGTTCAAGAATGAGCTATGTGTGTGACCCTTCTTTATCCTGAAATTGTTTACCAAGTCTGTCTTCAACCCAACATTAGTTAGACTCATGATTGgtgttttactttttttttttaaatgtcatgcTACGGTATCTCACTAGAGGGTGCACCTAGTATCTGATAGAGTTTTCCAAAAACATGAATAAAATACAACCACCGACTGTTTGCTCGTTGCTGTTGCTCTAAGATGGCAGCCCCGTGCAAATGTGGATGTGCCAATTGAATCTCAACAAGGAAACAGTCGTTGGTGGTATTTCATTAACGTTTATTGAAAAAGTATGGATTCCAGCAAACAAAGAAAGGCACACAACTGCAGAGGACAAACATAGATTCAAGCTGGGCGTTTCATAAATGTTTTGAAGTATCAACATGGAGTGGAGTTTAGTCCACTAACTGTAGGCATGGGCAAGCCTACGTAGAAACATGACCAAATGGtttaacaaaaaatatattttttgttttccaAACACTtctgacatacactgagtgtacaaaactttaggaacagcttcattttgccctcagaacagctttaattcgttggggcatggactctacatgtTGTCGAAAGCATTCGACAGGTATGCTGGTCcatttgactccaatgcttccctcagttgtgtcaagttggctggatgtcctttgggtggtggaccattgttgatacacacgggaaactgtttagcgtgaaaaacccagcagtgttgcagttcttgacacctggcgcctactatcataccctgttcaaagtcacttaaatattttgtcatgctcattcaccctctgaatggcacacatacacaatccatgtctcattcaGGACATCCCTTCAGGACATCTaaagcacccggtgtcacaggaaggcaaagaagatcatcaaggacccaagccacggcctgttcaccccgttatcatccagaaggcgaggtcagagcaggtgcatcaaagctgggaccgagagactgaaaaacaacttcaatctcaaggccatcagactgttaaatagccatcactagccagcctTCACCCAGTCCCCTttcctgaacttagtcactgtcactagctggccACCACCAAGTTACTCATccatgcaccttagaggctgctgccctatgtacatacagtagacatggaacactggtcactttaataatgtttacttaCTGTTTTACCtatttcatatgtatatagtgtattctagtcaaggctatGCAATTCAACTATTGATGTACATAGActttatatacaaaagtatgtggacatcccttgaaattagtggattcggctatttcagccacacccgttgttgacaggtgtataaaatcgagcacccagccatgcaatctccatagacaaacattggcactaGAATGGCCTaactgaagagctcattgactttcaacgtagcaccttcataggatgccacctttccaacaagtccaacttctgcccagctagagctgccctggtcaactgcaagtactgttattatgaagtggaaacgtctaggagcaacaacggctcagccgcaaagtggtaggccacacaagctcacagaacaggaccattTAGTGCTGAAGAGAGTAGTGCGTAAagatcatctgtcctcagttgcaacattcACCACTgtgtttcaaactgcctctggaagcaatgtcagcacaagaactgtttgtcgagagcttcatgaaatgggtttccatggccagcagccgcacacaagcctaagatcacaatgcgcaatgccaaacattggatggagtggtgtaaagcttgccaccattggactctggagcagcagaaacacattctctggagtgatgaatcatgcttcaccagcTGGCAGTCTGACTGACGAACCTGGacttggtggatgccaggagaacgctccctgcctgaatgcataatgccaactgtaaagtttggtggaggaggaataatggtctgtggctgtttttcacggttcgggctaggccccttagcgccagtgaagggaaatcttaacactacagcatacaatgacattctagacaattttgTGGTTcatactttgtggcaacagtttggggaaggccctttcctgtttcagcatgacaatgccccttgtgcacaaagtgaggtccatacagaaatgggtGGTTGAGATCggtgttgaagaacttgactggcctgcacagagccctgacctcaaccccatcgaacacctttggggtgaattggaatcccgactgcgagccagtcctaattgcccaacatcagtgcccgacctcacaaacacctcgatcacaccgacagcgtcattgcGCAAAATGGTTTGCAGCATCATCTGGacatgtgtgcaacaaaagttcaacattcaccttctgctaccatttctgtcaagcagTCTACACATACAGTTTGATACATACGTTTGATAAATCCAATGCATGCACCACaaagaacgcactgcaactgcctctgcaaagCATGGCTGCAATGCAAACACAGCGTTCCAATGGAAATGAAAACACTTCTGGTGTACCAACATGCAATGACACTTtcggtgtgatcgaggcgtaatgctctttgtggctgaatggaagcaagtcccagcagcaaagttccaacatctagtggaggctgttatagcagcaaaggagaggccaactccatattaatgcccatcattttggaatgatatgtttgacgagcagttgtctacatacttttggtccatgtgtctatacatcccatcatatacatacagtacaagtcaaatatttggacacacctactcattcaagggtttttctttattttaaattatttctatattatagaataatagtgaagacataaaaactatgaaataattacatatggaatcatgtagtaaccaaacaagtgttaaacaactctaaatatattttatattgagattcttcaaagtagccaccctttgccttgatgacagctttgcacactcttggcattttctcaacccgcttaatgaggaatgcttttccaaaagtcttaaaggagttcccacatatgctgagcacttgttggctgcttttccttcactctgtgatccaactcatcccaaaccatctcaattgcgttgaggtcaggtgattgtggaggccaagtcatctgaaacagcactccatcactctccttcgtggtcaaatagcccttacacagcttggaggtgtgttttgggtcattgtcctgttgaaaaacaaattatattcccactaagcgcaaaccagatgggatggcatatcactgcagaatgctgtggtagccatgcaggttaataagtgtgctttgaattctaaataaatcactgacagtgtcaccagcaaagcacccccacaccataatttccaccggtctaatgtccattactcatgtttcttggcccaagcaagtctcttcttcttattggtgtcttttagtagtggtttctttgcagcaattcgaccatgaaggtctgatttatgcagtctcctctgaacagttgatgttgagatgtgtctgtttcttgaactctgtgaagcatttatttgggctgcaatttctgaggctggtaactccaataaacgtatcctctgcagcagaggtaactctgggccttcctttcctgtggtggtcctcatgagagccattttcatcatagcgctggatggttttttcgactgtacttgaagaaactttctgtcatttctctttgctatttgagctgttcttgccataatattgaccTGGTATAccgctatcttctgtataccacccctaccttgtcacaacaccacagattggctcaaacacattaagaaggaaagaaattccacaaattaacttttaacaaggcacacctgatcatttaaatgcattccaggtgactacctcatgaagctggttgagagaatgccaagcgtgtgaaaagctgtcatcaaggcaaagggtggctactttgaagaatctcaatataaaatatatttagatttgtttaacacttttttggttactacaagattccctgtgctatttcatagttttgatgtcttcactattattctacaacatagaaaatatttaaaataaagaaaaaccctggaatgagtaggtgtgtgtatatatgtgtatatacatatatatatatatatatatatatatatatatatatatatagctcactgttggagctaagaacacaagcatttcgcaacacccTTAATAACTCATGCTAAACGTGTATGCGACCTATAATATTTGATTTTGTTTcctctcaaggcttaaaaatccatctttaacctctctcctccattcatctacactgcttgaagtggatttaataacaggtgacatcaataagggatcatagccttcaccAGTCTATGTCAATgtttcccaaccaggggtacctgGGGGTACttagcctatccacagggggtacttgagaagactcatgagaccataggcctactggtaaaatgcacatgagatgatacttcaggggtactctggGCAGAGCAGAATTCCGTTGGTGGTACAATAACTGAAAAAAGATGGGAATCActggtctatgtcatggaaagagcaggtgttcctaattgtttgtacactcagtgtagtttgTAGTGCCATGACACTTCTTTATCCACTCCCAGGAGGGTCAAATCTGAACAAAATGTACCTCGACGGGGCTGTAAAAAAACCTATACTAATTCATATATTTAAGAGTTATCCTTCCTGTCCCAGGCTTGTGAAGTTAATTTCGTTCTCCAAAAGACCACAGACTAAAAAGCTACAAACAAGAATCTAGCCACTCCTCCATAAACCCTTCCTCTGTGACAGCTGCTGAGCACTCGCTCTATCTTCTCAGCCACGAGGTGTCCACGCGCCGTTCCCGGGCGCTGATTGGTTACAGACGACACAAACATCGATGTTCATGCGCTGAGCCATGCTGTGCATTCTGCTTCCACATGCTCAGCTGAAGTGATCAACAACGCTGGTGAATCACTGGCTGGCCTCCTCATATAAAAGCTGCGCCTTCCTCCTTTGTTTGTAGCTCCTAAAGTTAACTTGACAGTAGGTTGGAGATATTTTTGGATAGGCTTACACGAAAGCAATATTTTTGCGCTGCTTCACAGTCGTAGTTCATTAAacctcaatcaatcaattaattatATTGACCGTCTTATTGAACAACAAAACATTGATTTGGAGTTGGAATAACTCTGAACTTCTTGCAGTGTAACTATTAGACTTGGATATCGACTAAATAGCAAACATGGTTGCTATGCCGAAGAGAGTGAAGACGTTCGAGGTCATTTTCAGCGATCCTAGCAAGGCTTTCTACTGCAGTGGAGACAAAGTAGCCGGGAGGATCGTGGTGGAAGTAGCGGAGGTGACCAGAGTCTCGGCTATGAGGGTACTCGGAGTTGGATGCGCCAAAGTGGAATATGCCAAAGGAAAGCAGAAATGCAGAGAGCAGAATGAGTACTTGAGATACGAAGAAGTTGTTCAACTTGTTGACCACCCAGCTGGTAAGATCCTCATTGAATTATTCCGTAAAATCAATATGATGAATAACTTATTTTCAAGTGTAACGTTAGCCATGTAGATACGCATAATCGACGAAGATCAGTTTGTGATTATTACATGCATTTCAAATGTGACTGTCGCTGTAAGGCTCAAATTACAGATTCATGTGAAGTATCAAGTTAGTTTACCTAGCAGTTATGAGCTGTTTTTTAAACTGAAAGTGTCTCCTACTTCGGTAGTCATTGACTTCAGAGTTGAATTCCATGGAATGAATGACTGGCCTATGCAAAAGCTGCTGGCAGCAGTGGCTGAGCAGTATATGTGGAGTGTATACAGGGAATCCCATTCTGAGGTGTCAAAAACATCATCTGTTTCACAGTACTAGGCTGAGGGTAGCATGGTGTTCTTGGCAAACCTCCAACACTAggctaaatttttttttttttttttaaagcaacctTGTATCTTGCCGTTTCGATTAATCAGGCAAATCACCATTATTAAAACACTTTATTAACAATTTCAGATCATGATGGATCAGTTGTCCTAAGACCTGGCAACAAGTACGAGTACATGTTTGGATTTGAGCTCCCCCAGCAAGGGTAAGTCTCTTTACATTGGCCTGTATTTTAGTAAGTCAATACAATATAAAGCTTCCTCTGTATGTGGCTCTGCCTTATCTTTTTGTTTCCCCACAGGCAGATTGTGTCTTCCTACAAGGGCAAGTTTGGCTATGTCCAGTACTTTGTCAAGGCCTTGATGGAGAGGCCTGCTCAGCCTGCCCTGGAGTGCAAGAAGCACTTTGAGGTGGAGGAGCCCCTGGACGTGAACACCCCAGACCTGCTGGTGAGTTCATCTCTCACTTATCACAAAGCCTGAACTGCAAAAGTAAAAATAGCTGAGGTGCAAGCCAACTAGCCACCTGAACTCTGTGGAAACTCACCTTTTAATGGTATTGCTGATACACAACAGATGACAATCTGAAAGCATTAAGAGTGAGCAGTCTGTATCAGATGTTTCCCTTGAGTGTTAACTTCAACCAGCCTTTAGAATTACAGTTGTGACATGCCCAGATGTGATGCTTCAGGTTGGGCACCTGTGCCTCATCCTGCTCAGCAGTCTTCCTTGTAAAGCATGGACAGATTTGACCTCATGCAATTAAAGTCATAGGTCCTAGAAGTCTTTAAACAATTTAGAGAACTTGGCATTTGTGAACATGAAGGAATTGAATTTGAGATCTCAAAAGCATGGTTAAACATCTGTTAGTGAGCCCATGTGTAACcagtttctttctctcctcttcagtCTCCTACAGGTGGCATGAAGGAGAAGAAGGTCACCTGCATGTTCATTCCCGACGGCCAGGTGTCCCTCAACGCCAAGATCGATCGCAAGGGGTTCTGTGAGGGCGAAGACATCTGCATCTGTGCCAAGTTTGAGAACACCTGCTCACGTATTGTGGTGCCCAAGGCAG
The DNA window shown above is from Oncorhynchus mykiss isolate Arlee chromosome 18, USDA_OmykA_1.1, whole genome shotgun sequence and carries:
- the LOC110496349 gene encoding thioredoxin-interacting protein, producing MVAMPKRVKTFEVIFSDPSKAFYCSGDKVAGRIVVEVAEVTRVSAMRVLGVGCAKVEYAKGKQKCREQNEYLRYEEVVQLVDHPADHDGSVVLRPGNKYEYMFGFELPQQGQIVSSYKGKFGYVQYFVKALMERPAQPALECKKHFEVEEPLDVNTPDLLSPTGGMKEKKVTCMFIPDGQVSLNAKIDRKGFCEGEDICICAKFENTCSRIVVPKAAIISKHTYQANGRTKVFRQKLSSVRGNHIISGMCDAWQGKTIRVPKIKPSMLGCNIIRVEYALMIYMHIPGSEKLILELPLVIGTAGLGSRTNSVSSTDGSVSNASASWVSLRMPSAPPSYCDVTRDCRLDQPLTPLLNDYDGDDSPIFMHSSAFQFPPLPAYSEVDEEFNGNTRMLQVC